From Prochlorococcus sp. MIT 1223, the proteins below share one genomic window:
- the gcvH gene encoding glycine cleavage system protein GcvH, with product MAFDFPDHFLFADSHEYASPEGDLVKIGISAFAVDQLGDIVFVDLPDIGTSLERGSAFGSVESVKAVEDMFAPISGEVVGINEAVLDNPEGLQNDPHGEGWLLKIRPSALSELKELMDTESYKTKVAMK from the coding sequence ATGGCCTTCGATTTTCCAGACCATTTCCTTTTTGCTGATAGTCATGAATATGCATCACCTGAAGGAGACTTGGTGAAAATAGGCATTAGTGCTTTTGCTGTAGATCAATTGGGAGATATTGTTTTTGTAGATCTTCCAGATATAGGTACCTCTTTGGAAAGAGGTAGCGCTTTTGGCTCAGTTGAGTCTGTCAAAGCTGTTGAAGATATGTTTGCTCCAATATCTGGAGAAGTTGTAGGAATTAATGAAGCTGTTTTGGATAATCCTGAGGGGCTTCAAAATGATCCACATGGAGAAGGATGGCTTTTGAAAATTCGTCCCTCAGCTTTGAGTGAACTTAAAGAACTTATGGATACCGAAAGTTATAAAACGAAAGTTGCGATGAAATAA
- a CDS encoding aminotransferase class I/II-fold pyridoxal phosphate-dependent enzyme yields MVDNSIQEPIDDQLRKLWAKNYVFSISKELTSLAERRTENVFPQLEKILQAFSSVRLAPQHFSSLTGYGHGDQSRDIIDRIFANVLGAEKAAVRLQFVSGTHAISAALFGVLRPGDNLLSVTGRPYETLEEVIGIRGSGQGSLLEFGVNYQEVLLDEEGKIDFVSLEKALDNPIKMIFIQRSCGYTWRPSLSVDTISKVCSLVHNKQPNCICFVDNCYGEFVEQKEPNQVGADLIAGSLIKNPGGTIVPAGGYVAGRADLVEKACCRLTSPGIGSEGGIAFDLNRVILQGLFLAPQMVAEALISADLIAAVFKKLGFQVMPASGDKRGDLIQAIRIGSPDAVKLICQAFQKSSPVGSYLQPVPSEMPGYAHDLIMAGGTFIDGSTSEFSADAPLIHPYNLFVQGGTHRSHVKIALIQAISDLNKAGFVKLPQN; encoded by the coding sequence ATTGTGGATAACTCTATTCAAGAACCAATAGACGATCAATTAAGAAAACTATGGGCCAAGAATTATGTTTTTTCTATTTCCAAAGAATTAACTTCACTTGCAGAAAGAAGAACAGAGAATGTATTCCCTCAATTAGAAAAAATTTTACAAGCTTTCTCTTCTGTTCGTTTAGCCCCTCAACATTTTTCCTCTTTAACGGGATATGGTCATGGTGATCAAAGTAGAGATATTATTGATCGTATTTTTGCAAATGTTCTAGGAGCTGAGAAGGCAGCAGTAAGGCTTCAATTCGTTAGTGGTACGCATGCTATTAGCGCTGCCTTATTTGGAGTCCTGAGACCAGGAGATAATTTACTATCTGTTACTGGTAGACCATATGAAACTCTTGAAGAAGTAATAGGAATAAGAGGTTCAGGTCAGGGTTCATTATTAGAGTTCGGAGTTAATTACCAAGAGGTTTTATTAGATGAAGAAGGCAAGATAGATTTTGTGTCTCTTGAAAAAGCTTTAGATAATCCAATTAAAATGATTTTTATTCAGAGAAGTTGCGGATATACGTGGAGGCCATCTTTATCAGTTGATACTATTTCTAAAGTATGTTCATTAGTTCATAACAAACAACCTAATTGCATTTGTTTTGTAGATAACTGTTATGGAGAGTTTGTAGAACAAAAAGAACCAAATCAAGTAGGAGCAGACTTGATAGCGGGTTCTTTGATTAAAAATCCTGGTGGAACAATAGTTCCTGCAGGAGGGTATGTTGCGGGTCGCGCAGATTTAGTAGAGAAAGCTTGCTGTAGGCTTACTTCTCCAGGCATTGGTTCAGAAGGAGGAATCGCATTTGATTTGAATAGGGTGATTTTGCAAGGGTTGTTTCTTGCACCTCAAATGGTTGCAGAAGCCTTAATAAGTGCAGACCTTATTGCAGCTGTCTTTAAAAAACTTGGTTTTCAAGTAATGCCAGCTTCAGGAGATAAAAGAGGAGACTTGATTCAGGCTATTAGAATTGGATCTCCTGATGCAGTGAAGTTAATTTGCCAAGCATTTCAAAAATCCTCACCAGTTGGATCTTATTTACAACCAGTTCCTTCTGAGATGCCTGGCTATGCGCACGATTTAATAATGGCTGGAGGAACATTTATTGATGGCAGTACTAGTGAATTTTCTGCAGATGCACCTTTGATTCATCCTTATAATTTGTTTGTTCAAGGTGGAACCCATCGCTCACATGTCAAAATTGCATTGATTCAAGCAATTTCCGACTTAAATAAAGCAGGTTTTGTAAAATTGCCTCAAAATTAA
- a CDS encoding acyl-CoA desaturase — protein sequence MDSSVIEASAPLKKPVAAEKAIAASKKLQMPLKVTVLKPERLHKRWGTVIFMAIIHALTIFALLPKFWSWQSFIAFVILYWVTACLGVTLGYHRLLSHRSFQLPKWLERFFATCGALSCQHGPIDWVGLHRHHHTFSDTEPDHHDSNKGFWWSHMGWMFEHVPAMDTVPRLAGDLIKDPYYRWLNKYFLLLQLPLGLMLFGIGEITAVGGWAMVLWGIPLRLVFVYHITWLVNSATHCWGTVEYDSGDNSKNNPWVAALTFGEGWHNNHHAFPNSARHGLKKRQIDLTWQHIRLLNALGVAKKIRLPISS from the coding sequence ATGGATTCCAGTGTGATCGAAGCGTCTGCTCCATTGAAAAAGCCAGTGGCCGCAGAGAAAGCAATTGCCGCTTCTAAGAAACTACAAATGCCTCTTAAGGTAACTGTCCTTAAGCCTGAAAGGCTTCATAAAAGATGGGGCACAGTTATTTTCATGGCCATAATTCATGCTTTAACAATATTTGCATTACTTCCAAAATTCTGGAGCTGGCAATCTTTTATAGCCTTTGTAATTCTTTATTGGGTTACTGCCTGCCTAGGAGTAACACTTGGTTATCATCGTCTTTTATCTCATAGATCTTTTCAACTTCCAAAATGGCTTGAACGTTTTTTTGCAACCTGCGGAGCCTTAAGCTGTCAACATGGTCCAATTGACTGGGTAGGCCTTCATAGACACCACCACACATTTTCAGATACCGAGCCCGATCATCATGACAGCAATAAAGGTTTTTGGTGGAGTCATATGGGTTGGATGTTTGAACATGTACCTGCCATGGATACAGTCCCTAGACTTGCTGGAGACCTAATAAAAGATCCCTATTATCGATGGCTAAATAAATACTTCCTCCTTCTTCAACTGCCATTAGGGTTAATGCTTTTTGGAATTGGAGAAATTACAGCAGTGGGCGGCTGGGCAATGGTTTTATGGGGGATACCATTACGTTTGGTTTTTGTTTATCACATCACTTGGTTAGTTAATTCAGCAACACATTGCTGGGGAACAGTGGAATATGACAGTGGAGATAATTCAAAAAATAATCCTTGGGTTGCAGCTCTTACATTTGGAGAAGGATGGCACAACAACCATCATGCTTTTCCAAATTCAGCTCGTCACGGACTGAAAAAGCGTCAAATCGATTTAACCTGGCAACATATTCGTCTTCTAAATGCTTTAGGTGTTGCTAAAAAGATAAGGTTACCTATTTCATCGTAA
- the rplI gene encoding 50S ribosomal protein L9: MAKRVKIVLNEDIVNLGKDGDLVEVAPGFARNFLLPYGKALAVTPAVLKQVEHRRAKQAKLEAAKKQEALDFQTALITIGRFTVKKQVGEDGVLFGTVTNGDIAEAIKEATKKEIDRREILVPEINGIGNYKVQIKLHSEVTAEINLEVISY; encoded by the coding sequence ATGGCTAAAAGAGTAAAAATCGTTCTCAACGAAGACATTGTTAATTTGGGTAAGGATGGAGATCTTGTAGAAGTTGCTCCAGGTTTTGCTCGAAACTTCCTTCTCCCTTACGGCAAAGCCCTTGCAGTTACTCCAGCTGTATTAAAACAAGTTGAGCACCGCCGCGCTAAACAAGCGAAGCTTGAAGCAGCTAAGAAACAAGAAGCCTTAGATTTTCAAACTGCACTGATCACGATCGGAAGATTCACTGTTAAAAAACAGGTTGGAGAGGATGGAGTTTTATTTGGGACAGTAACTAATGGAGACATCGCAGAAGCGATAAAAGAAGCGACTAAAAAAGAAATAGATCGACGTGAAATATTAGTTCCAGAAATTAACGGTATTGGAAATTACAAGGTACAAATCAAACTTCATAGCGAAGTAACTGCTGAAATTAACCTTGAAGTAATTAGTTACTAA
- the dnaB gene encoding replicative DNA helicase has translation MVNIPFSDQTERSKNPEKSFKKSRNLSEPKFEVQQDLLPPQNLEAEEAVLGGILLDPDAISRVADLIRPEAFYLKAHREIFRTALMLHSQGKPTDLTAMSAWLADTGSLEQIGGNNRLVELVERVPSTASIEQVAQLISDKFLRRQLISSGNEVIKLGFDQNLPMEEALDQAEQKIFAISQERPSKGLTPTSEILTSTFNEIEGRSIGTSIPGIHVNFYDLDGITQGLQRSDLIIVAGRPAMGKTSIVLNLAKNVAQLHDLPVCIFSLEMSKEQLAYRLLSMEVGIESGRLRTGRLQQEEWPLLGEGINTLGNLRMYIDDKPNSTVLEMRSLCRRLIAEQGKELGLIVIDYLQLMEGSTPDNRVQELSRITRGLKGMARELKVPVVALSQLSRGVESRTNKRPMLSDLRESGSIEQDADLVLMIYRDEYYNPDTTDRGITEVIVTKHRNGPIGTVKLLFEPQYTRFRNLAT, from the coding sequence ATGGTTAATATACCTTTCTCGGATCAAACCGAAAGATCAAAAAATCCAGAAAAATCATTTAAAAAGTCACGCAATTTGTCCGAACCAAAGTTTGAAGTCCAGCAAGATTTACTGCCTCCTCAGAATCTAGAGGCTGAAGAGGCAGTGCTTGGAGGCATTCTGCTTGATCCAGATGCCATAAGTAGAGTTGCAGACCTCATTCGGCCCGAGGCTTTTTATTTGAAAGCACATAGAGAAATCTTTAGAACTGCATTAATGCTCCATAGTCAAGGTAAACCAACAGATTTGACTGCGATGAGTGCATGGTTGGCAGATACGGGTTCTCTAGAACAAATAGGAGGAAATAACAGATTAGTTGAACTGGTTGAGCGTGTTCCATCCACAGCTTCTATCGAACAAGTCGCACAATTAATTTCTGATAAGTTTCTACGTCGGCAACTTATAAGTTCCGGGAATGAGGTTATCAAACTTGGTTTTGATCAAAACCTGCCTATGGAAGAAGCCTTAGATCAAGCTGAACAAAAGATTTTTGCAATTAGCCAAGAGAGACCTTCGAAAGGGCTTACACCTACATCAGAAATACTGACAAGTACATTTAATGAAATTGAAGGTCGTTCAATAGGAACCTCAATACCTGGTATCCATGTCAATTTTTATGATTTAGATGGAATAACGCAAGGTCTACAGCGCAGTGACCTAATCATTGTTGCGGGCAGACCTGCCATGGGGAAAACATCCATTGTTCTAAATCTTGCAAAAAATGTTGCTCAATTACACGACTTACCTGTCTGTATATTTAGTTTAGAAATGAGTAAAGAACAGCTAGCCTATAGGTTACTTTCGATGGAAGTAGGTATTGAAAGCGGAAGGCTCAGAACTGGTAGATTGCAACAAGAGGAGTGGCCGTTATTAGGAGAAGGAATTAATACTCTTGGAAATCTACGGATGTATATAGACGATAAACCAAATTCAACTGTTTTAGAAATGCGCTCACTGTGTAGACGACTTATTGCAGAACAAGGCAAAGAACTTGGATTAATCGTTATTGACTACTTACAGTTAATGGAAGGGTCTACTCCTGATAATCGTGTACAAGAGCTATCACGAATTACACGGGGATTAAAAGGTATGGCAAGAGAACTTAAAGTTCCAGTAGTAGCACTATCTCAACTAAGCAGGGGAGTAGAATCTCGTACAAATAAACGACCAATGCTAAGTGATCTACGCGAATCTGGTTCTATCGAGCAAGATGCTGATTTAGTCCTAATGATTTATAGAGATGAGTACTATAACCCTGACACCACAGACCGAGGCATTACAGAAGTAATAGTAACTAAACATAGAAATGGTCCAATAGGCACAGTAAAATTACTTTTTGAACCTCAATACACAAGGTTTAGAAATTTAGCAACCTAA